AAATGGGGTtatttggtttttgattttttgCTTCTTATTAAATAGTTATTAAGCCTTTTAGATAATGGTTGATCATGTTGCAGGATATTGTATGATAAAAGATTTAGTGCCTTTCATTATCCAGTCACTGACGAGGATGCCCCAAACTACCACTCAATAATCCAGAACCCTATGGACATTGCTACATTATTGCAGCGGGTTGACTCTGGGCAATATCTTACTTGTTCATCTTTTCTGCAAGATGTTGACCTGGTTGTAGCCAATGCAAAGGTGTGGGTCTGTCAAATTCTAGATGCGATCTATTCCAAGTTCCATTCTTTTTAAACTTAGTTGAGCATTTACCTTGCTACTAATGGATGGTGCATTGGGCATTGTTTGGAGGGAAACATTTTCACATGTATCATAGGAAAGAATAGGGGAAATTTGCTCGCTTAGTTTTTATGATATACTAGATAGATGCCTAGGGCTAAAAATTGTAGGATTTTAGAGTTTATTGTTATATTTAGGGGTCAAGTTGATTGGAACTTAAGGGAAAAAAGAGTGGCTGGCTGCAAGTAAAGAGATTTGGAAGAATTTTTTGCAGCAGCAAGTTTGTGGGTTTGGAACTGGTTTTAGTGCCCAATCCAATGAGAGTAATAAATTTGTGGATTGAGGGTATCTGAAGTAGTTAATAGAATGGGTAGGATCTAGGATTGAGTAGCGACACTTGACAGTGAAAATGGAGCTCCTACTCTCAAgaaggaagaaagaagaaagggagCATGAGATATTTGTTGACATCAAAGCCTGAAGAACCCAACCTATACAACCCCAATAGGTTTACAATTTGTTACATGACAGTGTCTACTAATTATGTAAAACAACCAATTCAGACACCAAGAAAATAAACTTTAACCCCTCTAAAATGCTATAATAATCTAAACTTGCCTCTGAGTAACATGACTAAGCAAAGGATAGAGGAATTGAGAAGTGTTCTTCTGACCATTGACAAAATGAGTCTGAATCCTAAAATATAAAATCCTAATTTCTAAGTAAAATATTGACTGTTGTATTCTTGTAGTCATCTTTCACGTTTACTTGAATATTAGATATTATTTTCATGCTACTTCAAGAGATAACTTGGAAGTTCTGTTTTATTGCTGGATATAGACCATAAATGAATCTTCTACTGATGCCAGGGCTGGAATTTTTTGACTATTCTTCCTGTATATAACATgaactactgtgagcttcagtAGTATATTTTTCCACTTGATGGGTGTGTGTGGAAGGCAACATACTTGAAAAATATTCATTAATAGGCTATATGTTTGTGTTGAATGCTTTGGTTTTTAGcactgtgttttttttttttgtgtgtgtgcgTGTGTGTGTTTCCTCCATTGTTCTCttttcatttaatcatcacaaatttaccaaaaaaacTTGATTATCTGAATGGAAACTAATGTTTTAGCAATCTAAAGTCCAAGTCTGAAAATGTGTCAAAAGACTAATGGACATCATGTGTGTTATCTTGTTCTTCTCTTGTTCCTGCCTTTCCACCTTTCCGATGCCTGATTTGCTTTGCTTTCTTTAATTGCAGGCTTATAACGGAGATGATTATAATGGTTCTAGAATTGTTAGTAGAGCTTATGAACTACGGGATTCAGTACGTCTACTCGTTCATTTGCTCTTGAATTTTATTCTCATTATTGGGgctcatctttttcattctttgcataacatttaaaataatttttcaggTACATGGTATGCTGTCTCAGATGGACCCTTCACTGGTTGCTTATTGTGACAAAATTGCTGCCCAAGGGGGTCCAGCAAATATGCCGGATGGCATATGTGTGTCTACTCTCCCCTCAGTACCTGTAGTGCAGCAAGGAACCATCACTCGAGCAAGTGCCCGACTTCGAAATGTCCAGCCAGAGGCCAATCTTCAAAGTTATGAGGCTTTGAAAAGGCCAAAAAAGAACGCTGATACTGCCCTTTCAGGTATTTTGATGTCTGTTATGTGTGTATACATAGATTAGCTTTGCCAGCTCTAACGTGGTGTTATGATGAGGTGGGTTTTAGGCTTTAGTTCATAACGTAAATCTATTACTAGGAATCAGATGGCATCCGATACCTGGATAGGCATATGCATTTTTATTTGAAGGGGCTTTTCCCTCCGAAAAGTTCTACTCAACCTTAATTCTCATTATTTTTGAAGTCACATCTTGGAATCAGTTAGGAGTGGGAGTGTACCCATCGACTGGCTCTCAAAGCAGCTGTGTCAAGGACATATTATTAGTATTGTTTTAGTTGGTGATTTCGTTCTTTTAGTGGGAATTTTGCTTGCTGATTAATGTATTGTAAAAGTTGAAGGTTTTGATTTATCCTATCATGGAAAGCAGCTAGCAGTATTTTAGAAATCTAAACTCATTATCCCATTCCATACTCTAATTCTATGAAGTGTTGAATATGTTATTTTCACTCTTAGAATTCCTCCATCCAAAAGAGTATGATTTGTGTAAACTTATGTTACCTCGactcttttatgttcttttatcaTATGCGGTATATATTTTGGACATGAGTATAAGAGTATGATCATCTGAACATATTGAAGCAATTTTTTTGAGCATACTCGTGTTGGACATATCAATTTTTTACGCATGTCCTTGTTCAGTGAACATAAATGAAAACCATCCTTTTAAACAGACATCAGCATTGATAAAGaaaattattatcaaattgtAGTTTCTTCGATCATCCTAGATTTTCTGCAGCATCTGTCACATTTGTATCACTGTTGattcatttcaatttttcatcGGAAGTGTTGCGATTGCTTGACTTGACTTGTCATTTAATTTGTCCTGCAGAAGACAAATTACGGAACGCGGATTCAATACAAACAAAGCTGGCATCTCAAACCCTAGAGGCAAATGAGAAATGCGGGAGGctggagtctagtttcagagatgGAAACCAGCAAGAAACTTGTACAGAATGGTGTGATGTAATTGATGGGAGTGGATCTAAGGAGGCTAGAATGTTGGGTGGCGAGTTTTCTAAGCAAGTAGAAACTGTAAAGCAACTGTTTGTGGAGCGTACGGAAAACTACGGGATTCCGGAGCTTGAGAGATTGTACAGTTTTATTATGAAAGGCATTTTTGAAAGTAGGGAGAAAGGAGTCGGAGATGATCCCAAGCCTtcaattttgaagtttttaatACAATTTGCAGAGGACGAGGCAAATTTCTGATCTCATTTGTCCTCTtcacatgtttttatttttaataggtAGGCTGTTGTCAAGTCGGAATTTTCTCTTTTCAATTCATATTAGTGAGTGGAAGCAATCTCTCTGTCGCAAGCctgatataaaatatatatgaatatcctCATCATACTCTGCAGTTAAGCAAAATAATGCGATATATggttaaattgttaaatattaatcgtataaaaaatttacataatgatataaagttaatttttaagtggATTCCCCTTTAAATATATACATTCTTGAATACATCCATATTTGGGGGTGTTTGAAGTTGAATTTTGGGCATCCTGGATAGTTTAGGTATTTTAATTGATCGGGTCTATGATCACTTGAGAATCTAGATTGATAGTCTTGAGGCTACTAAGGTTATTCGGAAGAGTAATAGGGAAGGATTTAACTGGACCTTTATAAGGAGGGTTTTTCACTTAGTATCACAGTTTGATCATTGGAGTATTTTAGGGGGCAATCAAGAAATTAATAGTCTGGTCAAGCTGGCACATGGGGAAGCCATGAATTACGAATTTATGAAGTTTCCCCACTCGAGAAACGGACTATCTTTTGTAATttgtatttgttttaatttttattatcacaaaaaaaaagtattaaattatattttaattattaaaatgggGAGCTGGCTATTTGTTGTAATCTgtgtttgttttaaatttttattataaaaaaaggaaaaatatagtaaattttaaaaaagttaaaagatatggttattaatattatcataaTCATTAAAACATCAATTGTTGGTAATGATATAATAGAAAGATATTGTGAGAtgtaatataataatttgaaacaaaattgaaGTCCCTAATCTAGTTCTTTAACAACTAATGTGGGAAACATTCTACCAAGCCTTGGAGGAGGCGCTTCAAAGATACAAAATCCGTAAGCAGTTGATGTCAAACTTCATTTCGCCAACTAACCTGCAGCAGAAttcttgtttattttcttttctttttctctttcataaCGCTAGACATTACTAGTAAAATAAATCGATAATAAACTGATCGCTGCTTCTTTTTAAAGTGCTGAAAATAACTTAATTTTTGGATTAGATGAACATAAGTAAGGGTTATATATCAGAGCCAAGTCTgagtaagaaataaaattatagtaTTAATCTCAGATTTTAAAAACCCAcacaacacatatatataattttagcTAAAGCTACTTAAATTTAGCAACTTGTACctacttgttattattattattattatttttattttttggatctAGTTAGTACATAAACTTAAAAATTGTAAGTCAAGTTGGTACTTTTTATTGGTACCTGACTAATATCGTAGGAGCGAAGTCAGGAATATTTTTAGgaagggtcgaaattaaattgtaatttttatgatggtatttgtaatttcataattttaatagcttatatctttataatatttaaaagattaaatcaaatttttatcatttttagggggtcaacgtgtaattttatctttactaatttaaaattttaaaaatcttaaaggGTGAGCCCTACCAATCCCCCTAGATTCGTCCTTGAATACTATTAGATTTTAGGTTGGAAGCCAATAGAATGTTGACACatgtcataaaaaaaataaaaaattcttgaaaattttaaagaattaaaaataagaattattatttttatatattttgcatgcataaatcATAATCAACCTGAACATAATGTTGTCTGAATTCATTTGAACTTGGACAATTGTTTATCCAAATTCATTCTGAATgttcttttagtaatttttattttttataattttttaaaaaataatacaatttttaaaaaataaactcatatattttataaaattttataaaatatttttagaatttcttttaaataaaaaacaacctTTAGAAAACAAATTCATTATTGAAGTCAGAACAAACTaaattaatatacaaaatcaatACAAATCACACATTCATGATACAAGTGAAAAACAAAAtgatgtaataaatatatttataaaaattgagaTAAGAATTAAATGAGATTTTAGTAAAAAAAGGTAATATTATTAAAAGTCATGGTGTCTTAAATTCTAATCTATAATGTGGttgtattcttattttttttatataaaaagataaaaatatttttaaaataatgtacaatgatattttaattattatttaattgagttggtgCTTAATTTATTAGTTTACTCGTTACACTATCTCAATAGTATAGATacttaaaaactaatttttttaatacaataattacttctctttcaaaaagaaaatgtttaCCAAAATTTGGAAATGGTTATAGACATATAATGAGTGGATATGTATGACAGCAAACAGCACATGCATTGAATTTGTTGCTACAAGTAGTAGAGACTAACatctaaaaaaggaaaagaattcCAAAATTTGGATGTATTGAAAACCAAATCCACCATCTTTTAAACTGTCCTAAGAAAATGTCGGGGACAAATCTAACAAAAGCCATTAactttcttctcaatttctttcTACTTctctaatcattttaatttttttaaaaaaaaaaacccaaatttagtgggtttttttttctttgcaatttGTTAGGGTTTACAATTTTCcttctaaaatatttaaaaaaaaaaaaattatatttctttcCCGGGATGTTTATGATTCAAAGATGAAACCAAACCAAACATAATAAAAACGATTGCCACGGTTCTCATTGCCGTCGTCGCCGCCATCACTGCAGCCGCCGTCTTCGTCCAATGGGAAGTTGCATATCGGCACCAAGAAAGCTAGTAGGTATAATATCAAAGAGATGCGAGTATAGATACAAAGCGAAAGGGAAGGCGAAAGCAAAAGCTGCACGGTTTTGTCAGGATGGTAATACGGGGAAATGTATAAACCTACGCACTAGGGTTTTGAAGGAATCATCGGGATACAACATCTTGGGAAGATACAAGATGGGAAAAGAGTTGGGCAGAGGCGAGTTTGGGATCACCAACGAATGTTTCGACATAAGAACGGGAGAAGCTTACGCTTGCAAGAAGATATCCAAAGCCAAGCTGCGGACGGAGATCGACGTGGAAGACGTTCGGAGAGAAGTTGAGATCATGAAACATTTGCCTAAGCACCCAAATATTGTGGCCTTTAGGGAAGCTTTTGAAGATAAAGAAGCTGTTTATCTTGTAATGGAGCTTTGCCATGGCGGTGAACTTTTTGATAGAATCGTCGCTAAAGGTCATTATACGGAACGAGCCGCCGCTAAAGTTGTAAAAACCATTTTGGAGATTATAAAGGtaatgatttaatatataatttcatgaaaaataggAAATTATCTTAGAAACATGAGATTAACTTATAAATATATGCAGGTCTGCCATGACCACGGAGTCATACATAGGGATTTGAAGCCAGAGAATTTCTTGCTAGCAGATGGAGGTGAAACTGCCCCAATTAAAGCAATTGACTTTGGCCTATCTACATTCTATAAACCCGGTGAGCTTATGTGAACCTAAAAGGGATAATTTCATGAATGCCCCCTGTATCTTGGGGGTTGTTCTATTGTTGACCTTTGACCACCTATGAGTAATTTTCCCCTTTTAACAAAATTAAGAAAATGAATGGAATTGGCAGGTCAGCTATTCAGTGACATTGTTGGGAGTCCTTATTATATGGCTCCCGAGGTTTTAAGAAGAAACTATGGGAAAGAAGTTGATATTTGGAGTGCTGGTGTTATCCTCTATATCATGCTTTGTGGAGTTCCTCCCTTCTGGGCTGGTCGGTAAATTTTAATTCTAGGATACTGTATTTGACATGGTATTGTTGCTAAGAGTTTGAAAGGGAATTGCAGACACTGAGGAAGGCATAGCGCAAGCAATAATAAGAGGAAAGATAGACTTTGGAAGGGATCCTTGGCCTAAAGTTTCTACTGAAGCACAGGATATTGTTAAGAGAATGCTTGATCCCAATCCTCAATGCCGGATGGCCGTTCACCAGGTCCTCGGTACGTTGTCTTATGTTACATCCATTTAATTATCtgtaaataaaaatgtaaaatgggCATGTTTTGTTATATGAAGAACATCCATGGATTCAAAACTTGGAAAATGGTCGAAATGTTGATCTTGGAGAAAACGTGTGTACAAGGATTAAGCAATTCTCGTTGATGAATAAGTTCAAGAAGGAAGTTCTTAGGGTAAGACCCTCCCTACCTCTATGTTTTAATATGCTGCTCTCTTGATGCAAAAATTGTGTTTAGAGGTAAAAACTTGCAGGTGGTAGCAGACAACTTGCCGAATGAACAAATCGATTCAATTACAGAGATGTTCCATATGATGGACAAGGATGAAGATGGACAATTATCGTTGGAGGAGCTTAAAGATGGACTTCAAAAGCTTGGACATTCTGTTGATCATCCTGAGGTTCAAATGTTGATGCAAGCAGTAAGTTCTTTTTTAatggataataat
The sequence above is drawn from the Gossypium hirsutum isolate 1008001.06 chromosome A05, Gossypium_hirsutum_v2.1, whole genome shotgun sequence genome and encodes:
- the LOC107961177 gene encoding calcium-dependent protein kinase 24, with protein sequence MGSCISAPRKLVGIISKRCEYRYKAKGKAKAKAARFCQDGNTGKCINLRTRVLKESSGYNILGRYKMGKELGRGEFGITNECFDIRTGEAYACKKISKAKLRTEIDVEDVRREVEIMKHLPKHPNIVAFREAFEDKEAVYLVMELCHGGELFDRIVAKGHYTERAAAKVVKTILEIIKVCHDHGVIHRDLKPENFLLADGGETAPIKAIDFGLSTFYKPGQLFSDIVGSPYYMAPEVLRRNYGKEVDIWSAGVILYIMLCGVPPFWADTEEGIAQAIIRGKIDFGRDPWPKVSTEAQDIVKRMLDPNPQCRMAVHQVLEHPWIQNLENGRNVDLGENVCTRIKQFSLMNKFKKEVLRVVADNLPNEQIDSITEMFHMMDKDEDGQLSLEELKDGLQKLGHSVDHPEVQMLMQAADMDGNGTLSCDEFIIMAVHLKRIGNDEHLREAFNVFDKNQSGYIEFEELEQALLHDNLHPHLIQNIMVEIDKDKDGKISYAEFKTMMLTGMDWKMASRQYSRALLNAVSTKILRQSGQLK